ACAAGATTAAAGGTCGCGATGTTAGTGACTTCATATTCTACCGCTACTGCTCTGTCAGTAATCGATATAGCTCTTCTACTGCTGTTGAGAGAGGTAATCGTTAAAATATAGTCTGCTGCATTATCGTCAACCAAGTTGACGCCATTGAGCGAGAGTTGTTTGGTAAGCGTTTGGCATAGCACTTTGGATAGTTCATTGCTGCAATGAAGGCTCATTTGGTGTAATTCAGCGGGTATAGAAACACTACCTCTTAACTGAAATCCGCAAGCTGTAAGAACAAGTGCAATTAGGGGGATCGAAAAAATAGTGAGTTTTCTATGGCGCATATTAGCCTCGTGTTGTAACGAGGCAACTAATATTGCCTCGTTACAGTCTGCCTGTTTAATTGTTATATTGCTTAATTGGCAACAATATTAACGAGTTTGCCAGGTACCACAATCACCTTGCGTATGGTTTTGTCTTCAAGAAAACGCTGTACATTTGCATCATCCATTGCAGCTTTCTCAATGGCTGCTTTGTCTGCATCTGCAGGCATTTCAATTTTGGCTCGAACTTTACCGTTAATTTGGGCCACTATCTGAATTGAGTCTTTAGTTAGTGCAGACTCATCAACAGAAGGCCAGGGCGCATCGAGCACCACATCTTTGTGGCCTAAAATATCCCAAAGTGTGTGACAGATATGAGGCACAATAGGTGCTAGAAGCAGTGTTGCGGCTTCGAGTGCTTCTTGAAGTACCGCTCGTCCTTGTTCGCTTGTGTCGTTGTACTTGTTGACTTGATTCATAAGCTCCATTACCGCAGCAATAGAGGTGTTGAATGTTAGTCGGCGGCTAATATCGTCACTGACCTTTGAAATGGTTTCGTGGGTTTTACGGCGAAGCGCTTTTTGCCCATCATTTAGCTGGTCAACCTGTAGTGCTTGAACTTCACCAAGAGCGTGATGGCTATAAACAGCTTTCCAAAGTCGCTTGAGGAACCGGTGCGCGCCTTCTACTGCGCTATCTGACCACTCAAGTGATTGCTCAGGAGGTGCTGCAAACATCATAAATAATCGTACTGTGTCTGCACCATATTTATCGATGATCATCTGTGGGTCGATGCCGTTGTTTTTTGATTTTGACATTTTACCCGTGCCAGCATGAAGCACTTCTTCCCCATCTATTGTGCTTTTGTAGCCAATAACTTTGCCTTTTTCGTCATGCTCAACTTTAACGTCTTGTGGAGAGATCCATTGTTTTCCGCCATTTTCTTCATCACGGTAGTAGGTCTCCGCAAGTACCATGCCTTGACACAATAGACGCTTGAAAGGCTCGTCTGAATTGACCAGACCCACGTCTCGAAGCAACTTGTGGAAGAAACGTGCATATAACAAGTGCAAGATGGCATGCTCAATACCGCCAATATACTGATCAACAGGTAGCCAGTAGTTTGCAGCGTCGCTATCTAGCATGGCATCTTCGTTGTTTGGGCTGCAGTAACGGGCGTAGTACCAAGATGACTCCATAAAGGTGTCAAAGGTGTCTGTTTCTTGTAGTGCTGGCTGACCTTTGTAGGTCGTTTTGGCCCACTCAGGGTCGCTCTTAATCGGAGACTTAACCCCGTCTAGTACAACGTCTTCAGGAAGCTTAACCGGTAAGTCTTCTAACGGCACGGGCACTGCTGTTCCGTCTTCGAGTGTCATCATCGGTATGGGCGTCCCCCAATAGCGTTGACGAGAAACTCCCCAATCTCTTAGGCGATAGTTAACGGTTTTGCGGCCTTTTCCTTCAGACTCTAGTTGTTCTGCAATTTGTTCAAAGGCTTCTTCTGAGGTTAACCCTGTATATTTGCCTGAAGAAACCAGAATACCTTTTTCAGTGAAAGCAGTTTCTTGAATGTCTAGTTCGGTACCATCTTTAGGTGAAATAACCTGCTTGATTGGCAGACCAAACGCCAATGCAAACTCATGGTCTCGCTCATCGTGACCAGGTACAGACATTACAGCACCAGAGCCGTACTCCATTAGTACAAAGTTTGCGACCCATACAGGTACATCTTCACCTGTAATCGGGTGTACCACAGTCAGGCCTGTATCCATCCCTTTCTTTTCCATTGTGGCCATATCTGCTTCGGCCATTTTGGTGTTTTTGCATTCGCTAAGAAAGTTTTGCAGCTCAACATTTTGTTCGGCTTGCTGCTGAGCTAGGGGGTGTTGTGCTGCGACTGCCACATAAGTAACACCCATGAGGGTGTCGGGGCGGGTGGTGTAAACGGTAAGCTCTTCTTCGCTATCTTTTAGTGCAAAATTAAGCTCTACACCCTCTGAGCGGCCAATCCAGTTACGCTGCATGGTTTTAACTTGCTCTGGCCAATCTTCTAGCTGGTCAAGGTCGTTGAGTAGCTCATCTGCGTAGTCTGTGATTTTAATAAACCACTGCGGTATCTCTTTGCGCTCTACCGGCGCACCAGAGCGCCAGCCTTTGCCGTCTACGACTTGCTCGTTTGCCAATACAGTCTGATCGACAGGGTCCCAGTTAACCGTGGCGTTTTTCTTGTAAACCAAACCTTTTTCATAAAGCTTGGTGAAGAACCACTGTTCCCACTTATAGTATTCAGGTCGACAGGTCGCGAGTTCACGGTTCCAGTCATAGCCAAAACCAAGCTGGTTAAGCTGGTTTTTCATGTATTCAATGTTTTCGTAGGTCCACTTTGCAGGTGCTACTTTATTGTTGATAGCCGCGTTCTCAGCAGGTAATCCGAACGCATCCCAGCCCATTGGCTGCATTACATTTTTACCCTGCATGCGTTGATAGCGTGAAATTACATCGCCAATGGTATAGTTACGAACATGACCCATGTGGAGCTTTCCACTTGGGTATGGGAACATCGAGAGGCAGTAGTACTTCTCTTTACTTGCATCTTCAACTACCTGGAAGCTTTTGTTGTCTGCCCAGAAATTTCTAGCATGCTCTTCGATTTGTTGTGGTTGGTATTGTTCTTCCATTGTTTCCGCTTTCGTTGTCATCAACTTACTATGCCATCTTATGGGGCTGTTACCTGTGTTTCTTGGTCAGCCTGCTGAGAATTTATGCTTTGGGTCAAGTGTGGTTTTTCTAAAATATGCCAGACTTAACCCGAAGTATGTACTTTCTATGGCGTTTGGCATGTAATTAACTTCTTCAGTTAAAACTGTCCAAACAAAAGGCGATATTCTAACCTACTAATAGCAATACAGGTAGGGGGAAAAGGCGATGACGACACCAGAATTACCAAAACATTCAGAACAAGCGGCTACAGTATACAATCGGATACTGGAGCGTATAGATGATTCAATTGCAGACATTGAAGAGCGAACGTGGGAAACACTTAAACGAGAGATCGATGATGCTGTTGAATTTGAATATGATGTTGCCGAGCTAACTCGTGACGAAATCGACCTCTTGGGTGCGTATATTAAGCGTGACTTAAAAGACCTTTATCACCATGTTTCTGAGACCGGTGAGGGCCTTAAAGAGTGGTTAAAGCTGGATTTAGAGTTAGTGGAAAAGAAGGTGAGAGATACCCTGTTATCCATAGCTGATAAGAGCGTCGTAGAACAAGCCGTCCTCGAGCAAAAGATTGACCATAAACCGGGAGATTATATTAGCGGCGAGCTTGCCTGTGCGGGGATGTTGAGGTGTTTAAGTTGCGGATACATGATGTGTTTGATTGAGAACACTCATATCGAAGACTGCCATAAGTGTGGTGGGCATTATTTCAGGCGAGTAACATCTCGTTGGCCTCGTGATCCAGAGACAGAAACAGAGTCACAATGATACCTTGCAGGCAAATGCTGCCTGCACATAGGTTTAGTCAAACTATAACGCAGGTTATGACCTTGCTTAGATAATGTTGAGAACAAGTTATTGATTATTGGTTAGACGAAGGCTTGCTAAGCAGACGGCGGAAAATTAAAAGTAATCCGCACAATATCAAAATGGGGCTAGAGCCCAAATAGTTAAACGGCGTTCGGCCTCCCATCGCATAAACTTCACCTGTCAGTACTGTACTTACAAATTGTTCCGTTTGGGATTGGACTGACCCCTCTGGTGTAATGATCGCACTGATTCCGTTATTCGTACCCCTGACAACGTATCTTGCATTTTCAAGCGCACGCATTTGAGCCATTTCTAAATGCTGCAAAGGGCCAATAGAGCGACCAAACCAACTATCATTACTGATGGTTAGCAGGTAAT
This genomic window from Alkalimarinus sediminis contains:
- the lptE gene encoding LPS assembly lipoprotein LptE, giving the protein MRHRKLTIFSIPLIALVLTACGFQLRGSVSIPAELHQMSLHCSNELSKVLCQTLTKQLSLNGVNLVDDNAADYILTITSLNSSRRAISITDRAVAVEYEVTNIATFNLVATDQTVIIEKGNASARQSYRFDEDNVISKTREEEQVKEQLNKLLASKIISQLSPYNTLRVDQIRAAQSK
- the leuS gene encoding leucine--tRNA ligase, producing the protein MEEQYQPQQIEEHARNFWADNKSFQVVEDASKEKYYCLSMFPYPSGKLHMGHVRNYTIGDVISRYQRMQGKNVMQPMGWDAFGLPAENAAINNKVAPAKWTYENIEYMKNQLNQLGFGYDWNRELATCRPEYYKWEQWFFTKLYEKGLVYKKNATVNWDPVDQTVLANEQVVDGKGWRSGAPVERKEIPQWFIKITDYADELLNDLDQLEDWPEQVKTMQRNWIGRSEGVELNFALKDSEEELTVYTTRPDTLMGVTYVAVAAQHPLAQQQAEQNVELQNFLSECKNTKMAEADMATMEKKGMDTGLTVVHPITGEDVPVWVANFVLMEYGSGAVMSVPGHDERDHEFALAFGLPIKQVISPKDGTELDIQETAFTEKGILVSSGKYTGLTSEEAFEQIAEQLESEGKGRKTVNYRLRDWGVSRQRYWGTPIPMMTLEDGTAVPVPLEDLPVKLPEDVVLDGVKSPIKSDPEWAKTTYKGQPALQETDTFDTFMESSWYYARYCSPNNEDAMLDSDAANYWLPVDQYIGGIEHAILHLLYARFFHKLLRDVGLVNSDEPFKRLLCQGMVLAETYYRDEENGGKQWISPQDVKVEHDEKGKVIGYKSTIDGEEVLHAGTGKMSKSKNNGIDPQMIIDKYGADTVRLFMMFAAPPEQSLEWSDSAVEGAHRFLKRLWKAVYSHHALGEVQALQVDQLNDGQKALRRKTHETISKVSDDISRRLTFNTSIAAVMELMNQVNKYNDTSEQGRAVLQEALEAATLLLAPIVPHICHTLWDILGHKDVVLDAPWPSVDESALTKDSIQIVAQINGKVRAKIEMPADADKAAIEKAAMDDANVQRFLEDKTIRKVIVVPGKLVNIVAN
- a CDS encoding zinc ribbon-containing protein, whose protein sequence is MTTPELPKHSEQAATVYNRILERIDDSIADIEERTWETLKREIDDAVEFEYDVAELTRDEIDLLGAYIKRDLKDLYHHVSETGEGLKEWLKLDLELVEKKVRDTLLSIADKSVVEQAVLEQKIDHKPGDYISGELACAGMLRCLSCGYMMCLIENTHIEDCHKCGGHYFRRVTSRWPRDPETETESQ